In the genome of Populus trichocarpa isolate Nisqually-1 chromosome 10, P.trichocarpa_v4.1, whole genome shotgun sequence, the window ACAATCAAATTAGTAAACTACAGgatgtatttatttatcatctCTAAACATTCTTTATAGAACTTATGCAGTTGCTGACATAATTCTGGTATCTGTTACCTTTACAAGGCCAGTTCTTGATTGTTCCACAATCAGCTGAAAATCACCTCCGCCACCTTTCGTGTTTGCCGTGTGCAATATTCTTCCTGCCATGACATTTGGAATGGCTTGCATCTTCAGGTAACCTTCAATACACATCTGTGCATTAGTTAGTAGTATGAGTTAGTGATTGATCTAAGACTATGAAGGCAAGGCTGATTTACAGGCTTGAGGAGGTGGATATTAGGAGGCTGCACGCTCAGTCAAAGGTGGTTGGGACACTGGTAAACATTGGAGGAGCAACGCTACTCACATTTGCTCACAGAAGGGCAATTTTTGTCGCTGTCAATCTGCACCCAGTGCACACATCCAAGATCATTTGAAGGGTGCTGTTAAGATTGTTTGGGTGTATGAGCTGGCCaagtttcattattattaagtaaaaactcatcaaaattcaaaactatgatGGCTGTAGTTATACCATCGTGAGcctataattaataaaataaataactacgagcaaaattcaattaattactGAGTGCTTACAATGCTTTCAATATTACTTCCCTAAAGGCAATGGTTCCAAAATCGTACCCAGCTAAGCTCCCCCTTGCTGCTTTAATGTGCATAATGGGCACAGAGGAAAAAGCATACCAACCTTTGCGGTGGAACGAGCTAACACTGCAATCTGGTCTAAATACTTGGATGTCAGACTTTTAGCTGCTTTCTATGGTGTAAGAAATTCTAAGTTGGAGCAAAATCATCttcaaaatctaaataatttggTGTAATATTTATGCATCATACCATGCCCCTCCAAGGATTAAACTTAAAGCAGCATCACTCCCTTGATCAATTCCATGCTTTCCAGGCAGGGAATACTCTCAGGAGACTGCTTATTACATTCTCGAATTGTTGGCCAAGGAAAGGGGTCCAGTATTTCTGTGTGCTTCTAATCCTCTAAGCATGGTTATGGTTGCAATTCTGGGGTCTTTCATCTTCAAAGAGAAATGGTACGTTGGCAGGTATGCAAGGATAAAACTACAAACATCAAACCATTTGCGCAAACAGCCAGGACAGAAGGAAATGTACGGACTTCTAATCATGACTTGGTTGCAGGAATGCTAATGTGGCAGGACCCACAGGGCCACAGATGAACCTGTTTTAAGGAACCTAACCAAATTAGGTATACTCAAGGAATCTGAGTTTTCTAGGCAAGCTCCATGTAAGCAGTAAACCTAATACCCTATAGACATATGGTTACTACTGTATCTAATTCCGCCATGGCTTCATTGTTCAAGAGGTATAACTTCTGATGGAAGTTAAGATAGCAATTGACCTCAACAATAACAGGTTTCCCAGAATGATTACTAAGATTTTTGCtacaataaaatgttaaaacctaaacaaaataGAGACAGaccttcaaattttttaatgagCAAAACTAagcaaaagtgtttttttccccCAATAAACAACCATATGGAACTGATTTATAGATAGATCTAGAGCAGTCTGAACAATCAACCTGTGCTTTACCACCAGAACTAGAATAAAACCACAAGTGCTCGTGTGATGGAAGCAAAAAACAGTGGACTGCTGCTTCCATCATGAGTCAGCCAGTAGACCTTTGCCCTTTGCCTATGTAATGCTATTCCTCAACCACGAATTGTTATTCTCAATCACTTCAATGAAACCGCATGCAACAAAACTGGACCTAAATTGGACAGATGCCTACTTTTAACTGGAAAAGCCAAAGGTCAAAACAGGAATATAGCTCAGTCTACTCCACTGCACAAGTGAGCTTAGATTAGTCCAAGCACGAGTGCGCATGTGTCCTATAACACTTGCACGTGGCTGTTTCATCCATGTTAAGAAACAAGGTTTGGAACTTTGGACAAGAATATCCATGTGGTGATGCAAAGTAGGGATTTGcgttcaatcttcaactaataGGACATGGTGTATGTCAATAGCTACAGGCATTGTCAAAATCCTTGGAGTTCTACACATCTCCATAAAGTTCATTTACTCTATCCTATATTTGCAACCAAGCCTCTATAGAGCACGGCGTGAGGTATAAAGACGCTTGTTGCACAACTTCATCAACTAACATGCAGAAAGCACCTCTAGCCCGTCATGAATGCACAAACACAGTAGTCTACCAATAACAGAATAAGtccaaaacaaaaacttaaattctTATAGCGaaaggataaaaaagttgaagaaacaTTCCTCCTctcaaaattattagaaatccCAAAACAAGTCTATAATTACCAGAGAAATATGCTTCTATGGACAGAACACATACCACCTCACTTATTCTAAAAGCAGGGTCTTCATCTCAAGATGGTAGAGTGACTTCCTCCTTTCCATAGATGCGCTGAAGTTCACGGGTGGCAGCTTCATATGATGCTgacgagaagagaagaaaatttgTTGAGAGAGAATAAATAACTAATATTTATCTCTTGTATTTGTGTAAGGCAGTCACATAAACTCATCTAAAACTACTCCTTACCTTTCCAGCTAAGGAAATTCTTCTGATTAATAGCAGATCCAGTAACAGTTTCGATCGCATTGAACAGCATCTCCTGAGGAGtgttcttcagttcttgaacaacTGCATAGATGGTCTTCCCGTTCTCAAAGTAAATATGGTTATTGGGATGCTTGGTCTTGCAGTTAGCATGTCGCTCAAATTCATATGCATTCAAAACCTGCACGGCGCATCCCAAGTCATGAAATAGTTTTGAACATTTCATTAGTTTTGTTTCAAGACACTAGACTATATTTAGAGTTGCCTACCTTATTGCCGCATACTTTGCAACTACATAAATACCCAGTCCCTTTTATAGTTCCTCTAAGAGTTTTCTGCCAAGATGAAGGTTATGCATGTTAATGTGGGAACCATAATCAGtaagaaatatttatcattCCTAAATGTATATTGACATCTCAAGCACAATATTTCAATCTCACCTCCCTCGACCAGGAAACATATTTCACAGCAACCCCGTCAAGCAAGCCAGTTGATAGCAAGCTCTTGACATTTGAGGGGAAGTTGTTAGGAGGGATCTTCTTAGATGTCTTCAGCTCTTTATTCTTGGATGCAGAATCAATTGTTGTCTTTGGCTCTTTATTCTTGGGGGCTGCATTGATTGATGTCTTTGGCTCTTTACCCTTGGTGTCAGTATCAGTTTTGGAATTAGCTTCCAGACCACTATTTAATTGTGTATTTGCAATGACCTTTGATGCAGTATTGGTATTCAATTGTGGATCAACATTTGTCTGAGGCAAATTGTTCTGAACCGGTACTTCTGAAGTTTGAGCAGTGTTCTGATTGCTCACTAGCAGGTCATAGCCTCTAATAACATTGCCAGACATATTTGTCTCAGGTTCATCATGAAAGCTTTGAAAAGAAATGGAATTGTTGTCACCCTTGTTGTAGTTGTGACCAATGGATAGAATACCAGAATTCCCCTTGTCCTGGGCAGGAGTCATGGATGCGATATCAATATCTGCCTTGTCATATATTGGACTGTTTGATATGACATTATCTCCTCCCTTGCTAAATGAGGAGCccatcaaaatgaaattttcacTCGTTTTATCATAGGAGGGTCCCATTGAAATGAAACTCTCATGTCCCTTATTGTAGGAGAGAGCCATTGATATGAAATGGTTATCTTCCTTGTCATAAGATGGACCCATTGTTATGAAATTGGCATCCTTCTTGTCAAACGGCTGACCCATTGATAAGATACTCTCATCTCCCTTGTTATAACCCTGGCCCATTGATATGAAATTGTCATCATCCTTGTTAAATGCATGACCCATTGAAATGAAACTGCCATCTGCCTTGCTGAATGTGGGGCTGATTGAGATGGTATTCTCATCCCCATTGTTATAAGTAGAGCCCAAAGAGATGGCATTGCTCTCCCTCTTATTATAGGCAGTACCCATTGAAATTATATTGTCATCTCCTCTACTATAGGAGTGCCCCACAGATGAAGAAATGTCATTGCTTGAGTCTCTAACTTGATTGACTCTCACTTTTCTGAGGCCACCAAAACTAAAAGATGAAGGGGGATCTTCAACGTTATGAGACATAGACAAACCCATCGAGCAATTGCTGCCATATAGGTCATTGAAATCCTTTCTTTCCATGTTCATATTTCCATTGCTGGCAGAAGGCACGTTGCTACCACTGTTAATCCGCAATGGTTCAAACCCAAACAGACGGTCATTAAATTGCCCTGAAACCGACTGGAAGCAGGAAGTGTTATTCCATGGAGAAATGTTCATGTGCGACATTCCCATTACTGGCCTGTTGTTGCTAGATGGTTCAACTGCTTGTTTCTTGTTACTGAACAATTCAGGTCCAGTGCTATCCATAAGCCACTGATGACCACGCTTTGGTTCCATTCTTGAGGAATTATCGAAACCTATATCTCCATCAGTTAAACACCCCACATCTCTGGTCATCCAAAAGCTTTTCTGCTGGAAAGACTGCCAAAAAACAAGAGCCGTCCAAGTTACAATCATATATCAACAGGACTAGAGAAGAACAGAAATTGAGGATTCAATATTCCAAAAATGCATTGCAGAGGGTAAAGGGACATGAAATAATGCCAAACAAACAACTAAAGGCAGATGCGGATTAATCAATAgaaactttcaaaaaataaaaaagcatgcaCTCCATAATGTgttaaattcttaaatttattgatcCTCTATTCTTTGgagttaaacacatcaatcaatagCCATTTCAAAATACAAGCATGCAGTCCATAATGTTAAATTCTTAGATTCATAGATCCTTTCTACTTTGCTTTTAGCTCCcaaataatcaaagaaaaaagaggtcTTTCAGAAGTTCTCTCAATCTGATACATATAAAATGGGTAG includes:
- the LOC7489593 gene encoding uncharacterized protein LOC7489593; amino-acid sequence: MSFQQKSFWMTRDVGCLTDGDIGFDNSSRMEPKRGHQWLMDSTGPELFSNKKQAVEPSSNNRPVMGMSHMNISPWNNTSCFQSVSGQFNDRLFGFEPLRINSGSNVPSASNGNMNMERKDFNDLYGSNCSMGLSMSHNVEDPPSSFSFGGLRKVRVNQVRDSSNDISSSVGHSYSRGDDNIISMGTAYNKRESNAISLGSTYNNGDENTISISPTFSKADGSFISMGHAFNKDDDNFISMGQGYNKGDESILSMGQPFDKKDANFITMGPSYDKEDNHFISMALSYNKGHESFISMGPSYDKTSENFILMGSSFSKGGDNVISNSPIYDKADIDIASMTPAQDKGNSGILSIGHNYNKGDNNSISFQSFHDEPETNMSGNVIRGYDLLVSNQNTAQTSEVPVQNNLPQTNVDPQLNTNTASKVIANTQLNSGLEANSKTDTDTKGKEPKTSINAAPKNKEPKTTIDSASKNKELKTSKKIPPNNFPSNVKSLLSTGLLDGVAVKYVSWSREKTLRGTIKGTGYLCSCKVCGNKVLNAYEFERHANCKTKHPNNHIYFENGKTIYAVVQELKNTPQEMLFNAIETVTGSAINQKNFLSWKASYEAATRELQRIYGKEEVTLPS